In Risungbinella massiliensis, the genomic stretch CGGAACAGCTAATTCTGCTGCAGCTGTAGGCGTAGCAGCTCGAACATCTGCCACATAATCACTCAATGTAGTATCCGTCTCGTGCCCTACTGCAGAAATAATTGGGATGCGAGATTTGGCAATCGCACGTACTACCATCTCCTCATTAAAAGCCCACAGCTCCTCCAACGAACCTCCACCACGCCCTACAATTAGTAAATCTAAATCAGTTCGTTCATTCATTTGCTCAATTGCATAGGCTACTTCTCGGGAGGCGGAGATTCCCTGTACTGCTACAGGAAACAAAAGAATTCCAACATGAGGAGAGCGGCGCCGAACAGTTGTAATAATGTCGCGGACAGCCGCTCCGTGCTTGGAAGTGATCACTCCAATGGTACGAGGATGTTCAGGTAATGGGCGTTTTTCACGGGAGAATATCCCTTCTTGTTCTAGCTTCTCCTTTAATTGCAAAAAACGAGAATACAGATCCCCCATGCCACTTTTTCGCATCTCCACTGCCTTTAGTTGCAACAATCCATCTCTCTCATATAATTCCATCTCACCACGGATCGTTACTCGATCTCCGTTTTTGGGATGAAATAGTAGTAGACGATTGTAGCGGGAGAACATAACACATCGGATCTTGCTATTCTCGTCCTTTAACGTAAAATACATATGTCCACTAGCATAGTGAGTAAAATTCGTAACCTCTCCCTCTACCCAAACGTTCTTGAGCTTGGGGGATTGGTCTAGTATGTCTGTCACATGCAAGATCAGTTGTTTGACTGACCACACCTGTCGTTTCTCTGTCACCTTACCTCTCCTCGCTATATGTAGGTTTCTTTTCTTCTATTATATAAGGAAAGAAAATAAAATGTTATGTAGGAAGATGATAGTTGTCTATCTAATAACTTGCAAAAATAGCAGGGTAGATTGCAACATGTTCGTCCCAGTTGCTCCCATTCCCTGCCATTTTATCTGCAATGTTCGTTTTATTAAATTTAGATGAAACATTGAGTAGACGAGTTACACTTGTTGAAGTACACGTTCAGCAGATATAACCGTATTTTTGAGCAACATCGCAATTGTCATCGGTCCTACTCCACCAGGTACCGGAGTGATTGCACTCGCTACCTCGCTCACCTCGTCAAACAAAACATCCCCACATAATTTCCCTTCCACATCACGATTCATCGCAACATCGATCACCACTGCGCCTTCTTTCACATGTTCTTTGGTGATCAAGCCCACTTTCCCTACTGCTGCAACGAGCACATCTGCTTGCCGAGTGAACGATGGTAGATCAACGGTACGAGAATGACACATCGTGACCGTCGCATTTTGTTGTTGAAGTAAGAGCGCCATTGGTTTTCCTACAATATTACTCCGTCCTACGACGACTGCATGTTTTCCATTGAGATCGACGCCTGTCCGACTAAGTAATTCCATAATACCATGCGGTGTACATGGTAAGAAGGTTTCAAGCCCGGTTACCATCCGTCCTACACTCTCAGGATGGAATCCATCTACGTCCTTTTGATATGCGATTGTTTCAATCACGTTTGACTCTGAAATATGATTTGGTAGTGGTAATTGCACGAGAATACCATGCACTTGATCATCTTTGTTTAGTTCTTTTATTTTGAGAAGCAAATCAGCTTCGCTCACTTCTGCTGGTAATGATATTAGCTCAGAACGAATGCCAACTTCTTCACACGCCCGTATTTTTCCCCTTACATATACTTCTGAAGCCGGGTTGTTCCCTACCAAAATAACGGTTAATCCAGGAGTAATCCCCTTGTGTGTCAAGTCTGCTACTTTTCCCTTTAACTCGTTGCGTACTTCTTGTGCGATTGCTTTTCCATCGATTATTTTTGCCATTTTGTAGTTCCTCCCGGTTGTTGACTTCATCCCAAAGTGTATCGAAAAGAGAAGGGGGCTGTAAAGGTGTTGGAGGCAAGTTTTTTCATTAAACACGAAATATAAAGCAAAAATAATTATTAAACGTTCCTTTTAAGAGGGTAAAACAGATTTAACAAACAAATTTATCTATGCAAAGTTCGGATATAAATCCAACTAAGATAGCTTCACTTGTACTCTTTGCCATCATCTATAATACCGATTTCTAACAACTGAAAATCAACATCAACTTTAATCGGGATTTTAGGATACTGTTGATAAAATGTTTTTTCGTTCCAGTTTCGGTCTTGTGACCTTGCAATATTACCCAAACCTAAAGGATCTACCTTTATTTCTTGGAAATGCCGGACAAGGGAAGTCAATTCTTCTTCTAGACTCTTTTTAACCTGTTTCTCTAATCCCTTTATATCGGTTGTCTTTACAAAACTTTTGTTCTTTGCCTCTTCATACTGGCCTTTTATCTTTACTTTAATCTGAAATTGAGGGGTCCCCTTTGATTTGCTATAACCAATATGTACAGCAGACCCAATATTATCAAACGAAATGAGATCATTTTCTACTGAGGCATCGTATGCACCTGTCTCGAATCCCTCTATCAAAGTCTTCAGAAGGAAGCTTTTGCTATGTATTTTTTCAATTAATTGATCATCTTTAAAAACGGCAAACCCACTAATCTCAATTTTGTTTCCTTTTGTACTCAACAGAGGAAGAAATGGATCCTTTCCTTTTCCGAAGTATGCATTTAAAAACTCATGAATATTGGTAGTGGGGAAATTTCGTTCTAAATTTTGATCCAGTTGGTTTTTAATATATTGCGTAACGGATTGAGTTAGTTTGTAATCTCCCTCTAACATTTCCTTAGTATTTCCTTCTACGATTGCTAAGTACATTTTTCTACTAATATCAGGTTCACGAGCATAGGAATCGATAATCTCCCTGAACCCTCGCTGTGCTAACTGGTCACTAATCAACACAACACTTAACTTACCATTTACTAAAGGACGTGGTGACTCTAAATTCATTTTCCGCTGAATCTCTCTGGTATTACGTCCAATAACATGAAACGTCTCACCTTCCAGTGACGCTTGACCTTCACTTGGTGTATATACTCCAACAGAAGCTGTTCCGCTGATCGATTCCTCATCTACATAGTCATATCCAACAGCCTGCATGATTTGAATGTCCTCTATGGTATATGTAGGCAAACATCCTGAAGTACAAACAAGTAAAATGATGCAAAATGCCCTAATCCACTTTCGCATTTGTCGTGCTCCTCATTTTTTGAATCAAGCGTTGAAGGAGAAACAGGAATGGAATATAAATAAATAAAAAATAAAACCCAAATTGGTTTAAAAAATTAGTAAAATAATTAATTTCAATGCGTCCTTTAAAGAGATTACTCGTAATCCACATGATGATGCAAAGTAACAATGTTATTTTTCTAGGACTCACTTTGGAAAAGGTTTGAAAATATCGTTGTGCCGACCATAGAGTTAAAGCCAGGTTGGATAGGATGACAAATAACCAGATCGCAATTCCCATGTATTCAAACCGATCAATAAAAGGCAAATCTACTGTTTTCCATAATGTTAAACTTGCCCAAACGGTAATCTTTAATTTTTCTGCTGAAAAATACGTAATGGCAACCAAAAGATAGAGGAGATAAATGGAAGTGGTAAAAGCCACTCCATAATGTGCCCACTTTTTACTCTTGTTTGGCTCCTTAATATATAAATAGAAAAACAAGAGAAACTCCACTCCTAAATTAGTAAAAGTCATACTTCTCGTGGAGAGCAACATGTCTGTCCATGAATGATTCAACACTGGTAAAAGATTAATAAAATGCGCCTCTTTCAGAGGATAAAATTCTAATAATACCAACGGTAATCCTACCAGCAGACTAAAGATCGCAATTCCTGTTACTACTTGAAAACCACCAGCAACAAAATAGAACGCTAGAATGACAAGAACCCCACTAAAAAACCAAGTATTTAATTGCGGAAACATCCAAACTTCAATTACTTCCTCATACGACCGTAATGTATTCACAAATAGCGCAGCTACGTAAAAAAACAGAATTCCACTCACGATATTACCGAATACCCTGCCGAACATCTGATGATGAATCTGAAAAATATCTCCCTTACCCCGTTCCAAAATTTTATACATCATCCATAAAATAAGATGAAGTGCCAGACCGGAAAGCAGGACCGAAATCCATGCATCTTGTTCGGCATGCT encodes the following:
- the xseA gene encoding exodeoxyribonuclease VII large subunit; this translates as MTEKRQVWSVKQLILHVTDILDQSPKLKNVWVEGEVTNFTHYASGHMYFTLKDENSKIRCVMFSRYNRLLLFHPKNGDRVTIRGEMELYERDGLLQLKAVEMRKSGMGDLYSRFLQLKEKLEQEGIFSREKRPLPEHPRTIGVITSKHGAAVRDIITTVRRRSPHVGILLFPVAVQGISASREVAYAIEQMNERTDLDLLIVGRGGGSLEELWAFNEEMVVRAIAKSRIPIISAVGHETDTTLSDYVADVRAATPTAAAELAVPDGLALEDQLARLESRLKRAVEQKWSRDSERLRSLWERPVFQQPSARVDPYHQRLDFLVHRLERHKHHRVNTLATKVDNLFIRLTRQHPHLHMVVLHDKIEELSRRLVRVSLEQQKKRKERLVRSIAHLDALSPLKVMQRGYSLVYRYSTEQLIKSISEVQPGDLLKIKLSDGRLKCQIWGVEEKSDEGSTK
- the folD gene encoding bifunctional methylenetetrahydrofolate dehydrogenase/methenyltetrahydrofolate cyclohydrolase FolD, encoding MAKIIDGKAIAQEVRNELKGKVADLTHKGITPGLTVILVGNNPASEVYVRGKIRACEEVGIRSELISLPAEVSEADLLLKIKELNKDDQVHGILVQLPLPNHISESNVIETIAYQKDVDGFHPESVGRMVTGLETFLPCTPHGIMELLSRTGVDLNGKHAVVVGRSNIVGKPMALLLQQQNATVTMCHSRTVDLPSFTRQADVLVAAVGKVGLITKEHVKEGAVVIDVAMNRDVEGKLCGDVLFDEVSEVASAITPVPGGVGPMTIAMLLKNTVISAERVLQQV
- a CDS encoding Ger(x)C family spore germination protein gives rise to the protein MRKWIRAFCIILLVCTSGCLPTYTIEDIQIMQAVGYDYVDEESISGTASVGVYTPSEGQASLEGETFHVIGRNTREIQRKMNLESPRPLVNGKLSVVLISDQLAQRGFREIIDSYAREPDISRKMYLAIVEGNTKEMLEGDYKLTQSVTQYIKNQLDQNLERNFPTTNIHEFLNAYFGKGKDPFLPLLSTKGNKIEISGFAVFKDDQLIEKIHSKSFLLKTLIEGFETGAYDASVENDLISFDNIGSAVHIGYSKSKGTPQFQIKVKIKGQYEEAKNKSFVKTTDIKGLEKQVKKSLEEELTSLVRHFQEIKVDPLGLGNIARSQDRNWNEKTFYQQYPKIPIKVDVDFQLLEIGIIDDGKEYK
- a CDS encoding GerAB/ArcD/ProY family transporter — its product is MSYSVVKKEDQVSPHHVFFVIHGMQIGVGMLGFERIVAEHAEQDAWISVLLSGLALHLILWMMYKILERGKGDIFQIHHQMFGRVFGNIVSGILFFYVAALFVNTLRSYEEVIEVWMFPQLNTWFFSGVLVILAFYFVAGGFQVVTGIAIFSLLVGLPLVLLEFYPLKEAHFINLLPVLNHSWTDMLLSTRSMTFTNLGVEFLLFFYLYIKEPNKSKKWAHYGVAFTTSIYLLYLLVAITYFSAEKLKITVWASLTLWKTVDLPFIDRFEYMGIAIWLFVILSNLALTLWSAQRYFQTFSKVSPRKITLLLCIIMWITSNLFKGRIEINYFTNFLNQFGFYFLFIYIPFLFLLQRLIQKMRSTTNAKVD